gggaaggtccgtacaagatcagcagagtagggggcaagagtaattacaccctcaccaccatgaagcggcaaaaagattgaaaaaaaaatggatggcctacaatctgaagaagtaccatgtgtgacctcccgctacatcaaagcccgaagactcaataagctcgacgggcaccacctcacaagctgaggactatccagttgttatgcagttcctaccttacagctaaagttctcgttcgtttcactcgtttttcaatgaggaatttagaagtaatcacaacttggcttggctgcatgcttacaacaactaatcactcttgcacttcaaaagaagactgcacccttcttagggactcatcgcaggaattacgccccccgagggaccaaccatgctctccagtgcgagagggtaaaccaattctccgacacccatatgggtcagctctccaagacgggaggataaactttacactccgaatatccagacgtggatgagcctggctgccctagtataactagatgcacgatggcttgcgccgggattcctagaagtagccgcaatggtctttttcaaggtttagctaactgaaggattttgggtctcttggcctaatccgtggggaaccgggccctagagacggagagggcacattacgcagtatatccgatggacggctgccctggaatcctaaagctgctaccgagtgcactaaggtagcctacggattccggaagactgtctacggcttgcccttcgagcagtgaagccgcactagacttatacaaccgcacattcttgtgaaaggttagacaagctagcgcgcatatacgaagttttatccactgccgacatgctacgtagtcgataagcttcacctctgccaagcgcggaacaacctacaccaagtcctaaagtgttgtgatacttgctacgcaacctacggaattgaagaaagtcaaagttaacagcctagtggttacacggacttgtctgcttctgtaagtaaggcatccggctgccaaccctatggctaacaactttgcaaagttctacaccaacacctacggctgcataggctacgcgagtttgtctgcttataaaaaagtagcatgcctgccactggtctatcaagtctaaaggttagggcatgaacaaaagaagtgaagatgaagaaaaacgaaggaaaacatgtttataaacaactagcaaaggccgaaggagttcaagcaaaacaaaagctacaaggaaaaacaaagaaaatcctaaaggctacctaaaatactacactacagcagtttggacatcccacgactactcggtcgccacaccttcaacagccgtaacaCTCTTAACAAcggcatcatccggcgcttcacccccggctgccccagtctaggcactaacttctccaactacttcaccaatggaagccttaaaagtaaaagcaagcaagtctttcggagaaatagagaaggtcttaaaacctcaagcccatcattctcaccattcagctgcttattcttcttaagcagactaacacagacgcgctgcagctcatccactcccttcttagcataagcagtgaaacgaagctcagaaattgcaagcttaagatcttgaatctgaggtgaatcaatctcagcagcaaagggagcaggctttggcgccactttagcagcagagtccaccttaccactcttcataatagcaagtctctacaaaggtgaaccggacttggctcccaaagaacgtcctggtacagacttcggcactgggggcatgataaaacctttacgctgagcaatcttatccacaattgtactagccattctcaacatggaagacgccacatgctcagatctagtagccttatttttcttcccattagaagaagtcatgtcaatcacatacctctcggtagcaagcggaccctcatgagcagtagaagaagtcttcagttttttcttaactaggcatctcatgagcaggcggggaagatctcttctttccatcttcattcatagtaagctccatgacagcgatcagacgagccaatgcatccgccttgatcctctttacctcatctttctggagcagcccacctttctttcagcaaagaagactaagcagccaacgacattcatggtactcagcaggggagctcaacccagcattccagcaggcagaaggcctgcatgcccaacattccagcagcccatgagacccgcaatctccttatttctcttaatcgccagcctggcccgagtcaggtccaagagcccaaaggacatgagctaTGCGGCTCGCCTAACACTGTGCCCTAGCGCCACAATCCTCGACCCCAgctgcacaagctgcccttggctcaggccaagccaagctgcccaagcagtggtccctgccacgacatctcctcagctcatgccgagccagctcctggcccctgccagccgacgtgccgcaccccCTCGACGGctaccccgcaatagcactatccaagaataaggcaagaaaaattaaatttttcttacattggtgcggcacgaagaagacgaagaaagcaacgaaagacggtcctttgcacgggcaagatgtagaagattgctagaggagggggaacaaatatcctctaagctatctctctcttgtagggtagaataaatcgctctccaaagttgatttaataacccacttaaggtggacttaaataggctttgagagaaatttatttccctttcctagaaggatctaatttcctattaaagagagaatctacatcaaaataggaagcagtcctaagtttcctaaagcaagaaaatctctacacctgccgcccttttctgcgagcagcccaacaggtgtgggggcatttgtggagccaaaaatattcacaaggcgacacgtgggttttttggacaaaaaggacaaaaataccctcgaggcataccgggtctcctacacgcgagcagtggagaatcatccatcaaccaagtcagaagtacccaaaatgggtaacaattcaaaacctatttcatatatatttttacctcattttttccttattcaattagccatttatttcaaacattccataacatcctcaaccaattaatataatcaatatattaaaggctaattacatcaccaaatcaccccaaaatcacaccaagggccggccattcccatccaaaaagagcctatcatattctctaccttttccaccattttccctttttaattacacTAATTAGCTAGCCAATTAAACCCATAACCATCAAAATATTCCTTTATGtttaaattagccaattaatcataataaattggctaattaaacctaaattaaacctaaaaaccctagccacctcctaactctataaataggcacctattctcaccaaaaaatcaattccaacactttggcaaaaatcccaaaattctctaaacactctttctctctaaattctaactttggcatcggaggttcttcggccaaagccccccccattcatcgtgggcgcgtgaggctcttggccttaacctaaggtgttaattgttttgtaggtgcaaaatcgtccaagatcgaggaggaagaaatttgcatccacaataagTTTCGATGCCTACTCCTCGACTCTTGAGGAGACCATTTCTGATCCTCTTAAGCATCTTCTCATTCCCATGAATTTTGCATGCATTAAGCAACGCTCCCCAAACAACGCCGTCTACTTCTGTTGGCATTTCCTTCATGAAATTCTCTGCTTCCTCTAAGAACCTTGCTCGACCATACATATCAACTAGGCAGGCGTAGTGCAGTGTTTGAGGGGCAATCCGATAAACATTTTTCATAACATTGAAAATCATCAACCCTTGATCAACTAGACATGCGTGACTACATGCTGATAACAAGCCAAGGAAGGTTACATCATCAAGAGGAATCCCGTGGACTAGCATGAGCGAAAAGAGCTGCAACGTGTGTATACCATAACCATTCATGGCCATGCCGCTTATGATGGTACTCCACGACATGTGATCCTTGCAAACCAGGGTTTTAAAAACCGAAACTGCCATACCTACTTCCCCATACTTTACATACATATTTATTAATGCATTTCCCAGAATGCCATTCAACACGAGATCTGGCCATGCACTTATATACGAATTCACCCACTGGCCTAAACTCAATGCCCCAATCGAAGAACACGCTGACAATACATTTACCATGGTATCCTCATTAGGCTCAACTTCCTCTCCTGAACCATCTCCTGAAAAAGCTTCACTGCCTTGTCACAAAATCCTCTTTGTGCATAACCACCCACCATGCTAGTCCAAGAATACACATCTCTCTTGGGCATATTTACAAATAGGTACCATGCACTCACCAAAGACCCACATCTCATGTAAAAATCCAACACTGCACTTTAAAGCTCCTAAACTCGAACAAGCGGACATGACAATGACAAGAGTAGTAGAATTAGGTGGCACATCCATGGACATAAACTTAACAATTGCTTCCTCCACAAATCTACACTTGTTAAGACCCAAAATCATCGAAGTCCACGAAACATCAGGGTTTGGTATGGAATCGAAAACCTGGGTAGCAGATACAATGTCAGCTTGGGTTACGTAGAAGTGAAGCAACGAGTTTTGGATGAAGGTATAGGAAAAGTGCCCGGTTTTTACGACGCGGGCGTAGACTTCCCGGCCCTTGTTGTTATCATGAAGGAAGCAACATGCCTTGAGAGCGTAAGTGAAGGTGTAGTGGTTGTGGGAGGTTGGGTAGTAGAGCATTTGGTTGTAGAGAAAAAGGGCAGTTTGTGGGGCGAGGGAGTTTGTGAGATGTCCCAGTTGTTCGTGACTATAATTTCTGTTGGGGATGTTtcctagccgacgagcacacaactccccgagaggttggcgcaggttgatgttttctgtcgggcttctgcttcactggcgggcttgtcgggcaaatcttattgggcaaggctgaaagagaatgacagagttaactttgaaaggtgctcacaatcaagattaacttttaagtacTCAGGCGTACCATTGCCATCtccagcatggcagatgtaaaacggatgttgagttttagttgtatatatacccgagaggctgttttagttatgaaatgtgcctttgtggggtcttaggtgtaggccttgaggcttccaatcAAGAACTAACCCAGTACTTGAATATATAAtgttttgtttcattgattACAGAAGTATTATGattattatacttctgattacccgagccCGATAAGCAGaaagaatccaaataggtgcctttgtagggccttaggtgtaggccttaaggcttcccatcagaattccttcTATTCTCAAACGTTCTtcgataatcataatataatagaaataacacTAAGggataggtcgattacttgcgccccaagtaactttggacttcttgtttatcaaagactgtcgtggatgggttaagtctacataaggttcttttttatgccttgagaccaaggacttttaaatgatcaatcttacatgcccgagggcttagaacttagatctgatttaatCTGTGAAGACATATTTAAATCGGATTCAAGAACTGAGGAGCCTTTTTAATCATCAACTTGCCAGAAATAACGTGGatacaactggaagtatacaacatattgctagactactgaatgaaaagacaaaaacaaagaagttcgggcaaggctgattatcttgcaacttcctatctttgtggtttatcaaggggtTTGAGAGCTTTAGAAAGAGGGGTAGGGAGATGGGTTTACCGaaggaaatcgatactacagcaagttttagacaaggtagcagagctattacaaaggcttttggtgaaggttgatcccaaaagggatgaaggcttaggctgactacagcttcgttgaaaGCAAATCtagtttgagcagagtttgtgcttgtatttgtttgtttgattgagtgtccttttctctgatttctctttcttcttttatagacactttggcttggcctcctgtagcagtgatcttgcccgaatgcaactTGAAGGacaatgactcatcagctttttacttgtactgccactgtaaagtgcttttgggctgattagctggctgctTTTGGACGATTCAGCATCTCAATTTTTAAGAATTAAAGATATAAAAGAATATTTAGATGTCAAATTTCAATTGGTGGGAACACCACCTGGCTTTTGTGCCGGGAACCCCAAAAAATTTCTCTACAGTGAGCTCGCGTTTCTACCTTCAATTGAATCGATATTAATGTTATTGAtaaatggttttggtttggggtGCTATTTAGGCAATAAGCATTGCTAAGAGATCCAATAAATGGTGTGGGTATATAGTCATAATTTTAAAGAAACTttggttgaactgattctgcaaaaattgtCGTAGACAAGTTGAAAtaattctacaaaaatgatcaatgatgggttgaactgattctgcaaaaatggttgagacttattgaactgattctgcaaaaaatgGTCGATGACGGGTTGAACGGATTCTGAAAAATGTTCGAGGAcgggttgaactaattctgcaaTAATTATCTaagacgggttgaactgattctgcaaaaatggtcggggatgagttgaactgattctgcaataTGGTGGGTTTAATTTATTCTACAAAAATGGCCGAGGActgattgaactgattctgcaaaaatggtcgatgactgattaaactgattctgcaaaaaaatGTCGAGAACCGGTTGAACTAATTCCACAAAAATGGTCgaacgggttgaactgattttgcaaaaatggtggtggacgggttgaactgattttgcaaaaaggtggattgaattgattatgcaaaaaGGATCGATGACTGATTGAACTGATTGTGCAAAAAAGGTCGGGGACGTGTtgaactgattatgcaaaaatggtcaaATACGGGTTGAACTAATTTTGTGAAAATGGTCGAAGACTGATTGAATTGATTATGCAGAAATAATCGAGGATGGGTTGAGCTTATGGtacatattaattttgttggagTTGTGAGGGTTGGTTTCTATAACAGCCCTAAAGCCTTAGGGGTATAACTGGTATTTTAGAACATTGTTTCCATGTTTTTAGGCTGGActttagttgtttttatgtttttgtctctCATTGATATGTTTAAAAACTAGTGGAGTTCCTTGAAATATAGTGAATTTTTttgtctctatatataaagctccTAGTCCTTGGTGTTTTACCAACCAATCACCTAGCTACCCTATACTTGacataaaaaaaagggaaataccTCAAAATGGGACAATTTCATAATCTTGGAacagaaatatgattttttgaatGTGCATACAGCATGCACACGCTAGGTCTGGCAAACAGGTCGGGTTTGTCGTGTCGTGTTTGTGTAAAACTTGTTATCTTGACAGATCATGTCGTGTTACACccattatcttaacgggtcattaACACGTcgagtcactttacccaacaaGTAAATTGACCCGACCTGTTATGACcggttaagaaaaatattttttttccttaaatttgcacataccaaattcccacataaatattacttcaaagcATAAAAGCACATTTAtcgttaagtactacatctacactccaaAATAAGAGCTTAATAAAAAGGCACcaatacactactagtctaatacaaaatatcaaatgtgcaacaatatgcaaaatgaatgagtttttcttttcaaagttgcgaagcctttctcaaaagttaaaaCCTTACCAAtgaaactcaaagcttgcatgttattcatTTTACAAAATCCTTCAATTTCATCGATCACCATGGGGAAATTGTATTGGAATTTTtgcttgatctattgccttcaagagttacgTTGATAATGTTTTCAGTAAAGTTTTCCACATCAAAACTCTCTTTCTCATAAactaagtatagaaaaaccaaacattataaaccattcaaattatcaaaattttaccaaaataattatgaaaagaaataaaacaataatactataccatataaaaatatattacctcattctttcaaaattttctaaaatttaatttaatatataaatatatatatatatatatatatatatatatatatattataatagtATATTTTTCTCTGTTCATCTGATTTATAAGGAGTTAGTTATATTAGGGTTTAACTTTATACTTCAGTGTGTCATATGTATTGGATGAATATGGTTTTCGTATGCACCTGTAATTTGCACTGTGGTTTATCTAATATTTTCAATGCCAACAAAAGGGTTCCACTTCGTTAGACGCGGAAACGAACACAAGAGGCACGATTCAATTGATCTCTTCCCTCCTACTATCTACATATtaatctctttcttttctttttcgtttgAAAGATGTATATAATTCAAGTGGTAGATTAATCCGATAACTTACGGTGAAGAAATTTTGATTTTCAACTGCAGTTTTGTatccaaaattccaaaaatGGTGAATCCAATATTGGCCAAGATGATCAAACTTGCTGGCCAAGTCACAAAGGGTTTGGACAAGGGCTTTAAGAACTACCGGCACTAATACAATATTAGTTTTAGGTGGCAGATAATGGTGgtggatattagaaaaatcatgtcggataaattatatccgacacatcatttaattagtggtggatattagaaaaatactatcggttataaccaacagtattttttaatccttttttaaaaatatttttgacatATTCTGtcggtttttaagttaatggtggcAGTTATAACTGAcaaaaattgactattttattattttactttctggcggttattattttagtattctggaGGTTATAACtaacagaaattaaaattttattattttaaaatgttatattgattaaaaataaataaataaacacgtATTTTAAATATTGTTTTTGTCACTCATGACCCTAAAGTCTAATGAACCAATTTCCCAAGAGCCATAAATTTTCTGAGAGAATAATAACAACAGACTACAATCTGAAGCtctatcatttttgtaataaggattatgctccctcacaagcaagcaacaagatacaaagtaattcaaacaatttttttcaatgcgTCACAAAGCACATTGTTTGGCACATAAACACACATGAACATTTGGTGTACTCTATCTTgtctgattttattattttaaaatgttgtactgattaaaaataaataaataaacacatgttttaaatatttgtttttcacTCATGGTCCTGTCAGATATAACCGACACGAACAAAGCAAAATTTTGGACAGCCACCAGAATAATCtctgaaagtttttttttttttgcgattttttacacatgctatctccgagtatatacaaacatatttgatggttgaattgttgaaactagtttcgtagaatgcatatcatatcaaattgatagatttaacaaacacttaagagttaatgttatacttccatttaatgttatacttccattaagtataaaattagtgtaaatattttaaattgaagatcgaattcattcattgcactCTTAtatggtcgaggagtgtagctgtaaaaaatcatcaaaattggagctacaataaccattaaattgtgatttttcgtttataaccatcgaaaacttttgttccgtaacctaatctcttaatgttgttttttgtgattttttacgtatgcgatctcggagtgtgtataaacaagtttgacagtggatcgttgaaaaacgttttgtagaatgtgtatcgtATCAAAACAgtatattaaacaaacacttagagttaatgttatacttccctatcaagtataaaataagattttgttgtatctaatggtgtaaatattttaaattgaagatcaaattcattcaatgcattcttatagggacgaggagtgtagctgtaaaaaatcatcaaaatcggagctaaagtaaccgttaaattgtgatttgttttttacaactgtcgaaaacttttgttctgttacctaatctatgaatgtttgttttttgtgatcaTTTACGTATGCGATATCGGTGTGTGtataaataagtttgacggttagatcattgaaaaaaagTTTAGTAGAATGTGTAtggcatcaaaacggtagattaaataaacacttaagaaTTAATGTTATATTTcatttaagtataaaataagattttgtggtatccattagtgtaaatattttaaattgaaatcaaatttattcattgcattcttatagggtcaaggagtgtagctgtaaaaaatcattaaaatcggagctaaaataaccgttaaattgtgatttttcgtttataaccgtcgaaaacttttgtttcgttacctaatctctgaatgtttatttattGCGagtttttacgtatgcaatcttggagtgtgtacaaataagtttgacggtttgatcgttgaaaaaagtttcgtagaatgcatatcgcgttaaaatggtagattaaacaaacacttagagttaatattatacttccattaagtataaaataagagtttgtagtatccactagtgtaaatattttaaattgaagatcaaattcgttcattgcattcttatagggtagaggagtgtagctataaaaaaaatcatcaaaacctaaactaaaataaccgttaaattgtaatttttcatttataaccgtaaaaaacttttgttccgttgcctaatctctgaatgttttttttttcttcaattttttacgtatgcaatcttgtagTATCTACAAACAAGCTTGAtagttagatcattgaaactagtttcgtagaatgcatatctccgttaaatttgcctaaattttgaagtgaGAAAAGCagtttgtgctaaatttttatttatatttttcaagtattgattagacaatatttagtttgtgtgatgacattttcattgtacaattatctttttgtttctttgttgcaTATTTTTACATGgattattatctattaaaccaaacaattatttatttaatttttaaaaacgtattctatataaatacagttgatctatttatttattaaattaaacaattattattttattttttaaaatcgtaacaaaattttggggggatttttgccaccattttttttctgtcgatttatactttaaaaaaatttctgcCGATTTTAACCGACaataaggccatctctaaccgaatggTCCAgatggccagagggccgaaaatagccctaaaaccgtctccaaccgagggctaggccagagggctctggaatttgggagggagggccccacggaatcagagagggctggagggctggctgctttcggccagccagccagccccgggctggctattttttttttaatgttttcctattgatgtcggttataaccgacagcattaaagaagaattttttaatactgtcggttataaccgacagtaatagttattcaaagaaaaatttttctttttaattactaTTAGTGTCAATT
This is a stretch of genomic DNA from Malus domestica chromosome 02, GDT2T_hap1. It encodes these proteins:
- the LOC139191058 gene encoding putative pentatricopeptide repeat-containing protein At5g59200, chloroplastic, whose amino-acid sequence is MLYYPTSHNHYTFTYALKACCFLHDNNKGREVYARVVKTGHFSYTFIQNSLLHFYVTQADIVSATQVFDSIPNPDVSWTSMILGLNKCRFVEEAIVKFMSMDVPPNSTTLVIVMSACSSLGALKCSVGFLHEMWVFGDGSGEEVEPNEDTMVNVLSACSSIGALSLGQWVNSYISAWPDLVLNGILGNALINMYVKYGEVGMAVSVFKTLVCKDHMSWSTIISGMAMNGYGIHTLQLFSLMLVHGIPLDDVTFLGLLSACSHACLVDQGLMIFNVMKNVYRIAPQTLHYACLVDMYGRARFLEEAENFMKEMPTEVDGVVWGALLNACKIHGNEKMLKRIRNGLLKSRGVGIETYCGCKFLPPRSWTILHLQNN